A single region of the Candidatus Nanopelagicales bacterium genome encodes:
- a CDS encoding metallophosphoesterase yields MSRRSLSIVIAVVLVAGLLAGAALLLRQTAESHAAVLLPTGSLWRYDDSGKPLDVAWRQADFDDSRWPVAPAPFGYGQETATEISYGADPKRKHITTYFRTGFQVPEGVAGVELRIRRDDGAVVYLNGSEVLRTGMPQGEVTASVAARNAPDEGQTWVSAELPADVVAPGPNTVAVEVHQSARDSSDLLFDLEILALDEAPPADSPIPPGATRVLAAGDIGECGGAAPETSEILEAVGGPFLALGDIAYPKGAPEDYKECYDPYYGQFKDRTRPVPGNHDYMTDDGRPYFDYFGATAGTQEESWYSQDIGSWHIVHLNSNCEYIGGCDENSPQYRWLEQDLVESDTACLAAIWHHPRYSSSEYGDNDEVAPLFTALVDAGGDFVLNGHAHFYERYPRMSGTGTPAESGMREFIVGTGGANLYPFATVNPASEVRWNQGHGVLQLDLKTDGYDWRFIPTDSAIVVDSGTDAC; encoded by the coding sequence ATGAGCCGGCGCAGCCTGAGCATTGTTATTGCCGTAGTCCTCGTGGCCGGGTTGCTGGCGGGAGCCGCGTTGCTCTTGCGGCAGACAGCTGAGAGCCATGCCGCTGTGCTATTGCCGACGGGTTCGCTGTGGCGATACGACGACAGCGGAAAACCTTTGGACGTGGCCTGGCGACAGGCCGACTTCGACGACTCCCGCTGGCCGGTGGCTCCCGCCCCCTTCGGCTACGGCCAGGAAACCGCGACGGAAATCTCCTACGGGGCCGACCCCAAGCGCAAGCACATCACCACGTACTTCCGCACGGGTTTCCAGGTTCCGGAAGGCGTCGCCGGTGTAGAGCTCCGGATTCGTAGGGACGATGGGGCGGTGGTCTACCTCAACGGCAGCGAGGTCCTGCGCACCGGCATGCCGCAAGGTGAAGTCACAGCGTCAGTCGCCGCCCGCAACGCACCGGACGAAGGGCAGACCTGGGTCAGCGCGGAACTCCCTGCGGACGTCGTGGCACCGGGGCCCAACACGGTCGCCGTCGAGGTCCATCAGTCCGCCCGCGACTCCAGTGACCTCCTCTTCGATCTCGAGATACTCGCCCTGGACGAGGCTCCCCCCGCCGACTCCCCGATCCCACCGGGCGCAACGCGCGTCCTGGCCGCCGGGGACATCGGCGAGTGCGGGGGGGCCGCCCCCGAGACCTCGGAGATCCTTGAGGCTGTCGGCGGACCATTCTTGGCGCTCGGCGATATCGCCTACCCGAAGGGTGCGCCGGAGGACTACAAGGAGTGCTACGACCCCTACTACGGGCAGTTCAAGGACCGGACCCGCCCGGTTCCGGGTAATCACGACTACATGACCGACGACGGTCGCCCCTACTTCGACTACTTCGGCGCCACGGCAGGGACGCAGGAGGAATCCTGGTACTCCCAGGACATCGGCTCGTGGCACATCGTGCACCTGAACTCCAACTGCGAGTACATCGGTGGCTGCGACGAGAACTCCCCGCAGTACCGCTGGCTGGAGCAGGACTTGGTCGAGTCCGACACCGCCTGCCTGGCCGCCATCTGGCATCACCCGCGCTACAGCAGCAGCGAATACGGCGATAACGACGAGGTCGCGCCCTTGTTCACCGCACTCGTGGACGCCGGCGGGGACTTTGTGCTGAACGGGCACGCCCACTTCTACGAGCGGTACCCGCGGATGTCCGGCACCGGCACTCCGGCTGAGTCAGGCATGCGGGAGTTCATCGTCGGGACCGGTGGTGCCAATCTGTATCCGTTCGCGACCGTCAACCCTGCCTCGGAGGTCAGGTGGAATCAGGGGCACGGAGTGCTGCAGCTGGACCTGAAAACAGACGGCTACGACTGGCGCTTCATCCCCACCGACAGCGCGATCGTCGTCGACAGCGGCACCGACGCGTGCTGA
- a CDS encoding cellulase family glycosylhydrolase — MTSTGALLRKLALLRQLALIRKLTLTGVAVFAVVGLTMVAPPAGAAGPTPVAWQVGDPSFTAPTAKTPIAGVQYHGLWSDYTDATRARILDSLAAAGVQHVRLDVAWAQIQPNLPSATNGGYDLGWAVPRIDARLKEITDRGMKALIVFYWAPQWSTGTSEKNGVPRSAAEYGDAAAWAAKRWSSSLVGMELWNEPDLPEFLANTSVATYTSLVKDAYSKIKAVAPAVTVVAGAPTYVKTSWYQGFYDNGGAGHYDALGIHPYIGVADQPVTACESKYREYYPCNIPNLISLMQAHGDGAKKIWATEYGWSSHDESAYTAPVPNWKRGVTEAEQADNLLAMQNLLGSYPQVEASFWYNDWNKATGDQQEDNWGLLQRDFTPKPAYFAMKCAVSGICGAPTTPTPTPTSTPTSTPTQITPTPTPDPPTATPTPTPDPTTATPTPTPDPTTATPTPNPTTATPTPTQPTPVIPAAPTGLQGFAPSSSSVKLTWSASSGATSYLVYRNSKKVGTTASTGFTDSGLRASTKYSFSVRARNTVGTSPASTTVTVTTLKRGQTATAQGTARTTAKAKRAATKSASAKARRGK, encoded by the coding sequence ATGACATCGACGGGTGCACTTCTTCGCAAGCTGGCACTTCTTCGCCAGTTGGCGTTGATTCGCAAGCTGACATTGACCGGGGTGGCCGTGTTCGCCGTGGTCGGTTTGACGATGGTGGCTCCTCCAGCGGGTGCGGCCGGTCCGACGCCCGTTGCCTGGCAGGTTGGTGATCCGTCTTTCACCGCCCCGACGGCCAAGACACCCATCGCCGGTGTCCAATACCACGGGCTGTGGAGCGACTACACGGACGCCACTCGGGCCCGGATCCTCGACAGCCTTGCCGCGGCCGGTGTCCAACATGTGCGATTGGACGTGGCGTGGGCGCAGATCCAACCCAATCTGCCCTCGGCTACCAACGGTGGATACGACCTCGGATGGGCTGTTCCCCGGATCGACGCCCGACTGAAAGAGATCACCGATCGCGGCATGAAAGCCCTGATTGTCTTCTACTGGGCCCCCCAATGGTCGACGGGGACTTCGGAGAAGAACGGCGTGCCCCGCAGCGCTGCCGAGTACGGCGATGCTGCTGCTTGGGCCGCCAAGCGGTGGAGTTCGTCGCTGGTCGGGATGGAACTGTGGAACGAACCTGATCTGCCGGAGTTCCTGGCCAACACGTCCGTCGCCACCTACACCAGCCTCGTGAAGGATGCCTACTCGAAGATCAAGGCTGTTGCCCCCGCGGTGACGGTCGTCGCCGGGGCTCCGACCTATGTCAAGACCTCGTGGTATCAGGGCTTCTACGACAATGGTGGTGCGGGTCACTACGACGCTCTCGGCATCCATCCCTACATCGGGGTGGCAGACCAACCAGTGACCGCCTGTGAGTCGAAATACCGCGAGTACTACCCGTGCAACATCCCGAACCTGATCTCACTGATGCAGGCACACGGTGACGGTGCCAAGAAGATCTGGGCCACGGAATACGGCTGGTCCAGTCACGACGAATCCGCCTACACCGCGCCGGTCCCCAACTGGAAGCGAGGCGTCACCGAGGCGGAACAAGCCGACAATCTTCTGGCCATGCAGAACCTGCTGGGCTCGTACCCCCAGGTCGAGGCATCGTTTTGGTACAACGACTGGAACAAGGCGACCGGCGATCAGCAGGAGGACAACTGGGGTTTGCTCCAGCGGGACTTCACGCCCAAACCCGCCTACTTCGCCATGAAGTGTGCCGTCAGCGGTATCTGCGGCGCCCCCACCACCCCGACTCCAACTCCGACTTCAACTCCGACCTCGACACCGACTCAGATCACGCCGACGCCAACACCGGATCCCCCGACGGCGACACCGACGCCGACTCCTGATCCCACGACCGCGACCCCGACGCCAACACCGGATCCCACCACAGCGACACCGACGCCGAATCCCACAACAGCGACCCCCACCCCGACCCAGCCCACGCCCGTGATCCCAGCCGCGCCGACCGGCCTCCAGGGATTCGCACCGAGCTCCAGTTCGGTGAAGCTCACGTGGTCAGCGTCCAGCGGGGCCACCAGCTACCTCGTCTATCGGAACTCGAAGAAGGTCGGCACGACGGCGAGCACCGGTTTCACCGACTCTGGTCTGCGGGCCTCGACCAAGTACTCCTTCAGCGTGCGAGCACGCAACACAGTCGGGACGAGTCCGGCGAGTACAACCGTGACGGTCACCACCCTGAAGCGCGGTCAGACAGCGACAGCGCAGGGCACAGCTCGCACGACCGCGAAGGCCAAACGGGCCGCGACGAAGTCCGCGAGCGCCAAGGCGAGGCGGGGCAAGTAG
- a CDS encoding glycosyltransferase: MTGAPDTPFADPLRVLHVWQPIEAGVPRYAWAAAEYQGDHGWDVHAACPNPSPHHGVTTHRWPAQRNPIKGLRRESRRLRQLVTQIAPDVVVAHSAKAGLVVRATLRGELPTVYVPHAWPHLALPRPAQPIAVGWERFAARWTTTVVAVGDGEAEEAVRRSITVPIEVVHNPVPPGWVPATPADKDSARSELGLPDGPIAVCVGRFSRQKGQDVLVSAWPIVRQRVGDATLVLVGDGPDLESVRQSAGPGVLFPGASRDPRPYLAAADIAVLPSRWEGLSLSMLEAMASGRSLVVTDVSGSEVVEASDGGAVVPVDDPQALADAIAARLSGDIDAAAEGRRAADFVAEFHNFDTEMIRLAEVIAAAGGSRRPVVGTG, encoded by the coding sequence ATGACGGGCGCGCCGGACACTCCGTTCGCCGACCCGCTTCGGGTTCTGCATGTGTGGCAGCCGATCGAGGCCGGGGTTCCCCGGTACGCCTGGGCCGCTGCGGAGTATCAAGGCGATCATGGCTGGGACGTGCATGCGGCGTGCCCGAACCCAAGTCCACATCACGGTGTGACCACCCACCGTTGGCCGGCGCAGCGCAACCCGATCAAAGGCCTGCGTCGCGAGTCGCGGCGACTGCGCCAACTCGTGACTCAGATCGCCCCGGACGTGGTGGTGGCGCACTCCGCGAAGGCCGGGCTGGTCGTGCGGGCGACGCTGCGCGGTGAACTGCCCACCGTGTATGTGCCACACGCGTGGCCACACCTGGCGCTCCCGCGACCGGCACAGCCCATCGCAGTCGGCTGGGAGCGGTTCGCCGCACGCTGGACCACCACGGTGGTCGCGGTAGGTGATGGCGAGGCCGAGGAGGCCGTCCGTCGGTCCATTACCGTGCCGATCGAGGTGGTCCACAACCCTGTTCCGCCGGGCTGGGTTCCCGCGACTCCCGCTGACAAGGACAGCGCCCGTAGCGAGCTGGGGCTGCCGGATGGGCCCATCGCAGTGTGCGTCGGGAGGTTCTCGCGCCAGAAGGGTCAGGATGTCCTGGTCTCCGCCTGGCCGATCGTCAGACAACGGGTCGGCGACGCGACGCTTGTGTTGGTCGGCGACGGACCCGACCTCGAGAGCGTGAGGCAATCCGCTGGACCCGGTGTGCTGTTCCCCGGTGCCTCGCGCGATCCGCGCCCCTACCTGGCGGCGGCGGATATCGCGGTCCTGCCGTCACGCTGGGAGGGGCTGTCCCTGAGCATGCTCGAAGCCATGGCCAGCGGTCGCAGCCTGGTGGTGACCGACGTGTCCGGTAGCGAGGTGGTCGAAGCCTCAGACGGCGGCGCCGTCGTTCCGGTCGATGATCCGCAAGCGCTGGCCGACGCAATCGCGGCCCGACTGAGTGGTGACATCGATGCGGCAGCGGAGGGCCGACGGGCAGCGGACTTCGTGGCGGAATTCCACAACTTCGATACGGAGATGATCCGGCTGGCGGAGGTCATCGCGGCGGCGGGTGGCAGTCGCCGGCCTGTCGTCGGCACCGGATGA
- a CDS encoding sugar transferase, which produces MDGPGVLFRQHRVGIDDVEFELLKFRSLRPASETESATNWNVKHDDRLSWFGKFLRRSSLDELPQLWNIFRGDMSLVGPRPERPHFVDEFSDRYARYDARHRVPCGLTGWAQIHGLRGDTSIEERARYDNYYIQNWTLWLDLKIMLRTLTAFMKGSG; this is translated from the coding sequence GTGGACGGACCCGGAGTTCTCTTCCGGCAGCACCGGGTGGGAATCGATGACGTGGAGTTCGAACTGTTGAAGTTCCGCAGTCTCCGCCCGGCCAGCGAGACGGAGAGCGCCACCAACTGGAACGTCAAGCATGACGATCGACTGTCCTGGTTCGGCAAGTTCCTGCGCCGGTCGTCGCTCGATGAGCTTCCCCAACTGTGGAACATCTTCCGGGGGGACATGAGCCTCGTCGGGCCCAGGCCGGAACGACCTCACTTCGTCGACGAGTTCTCGGATCGTTACGCCCGCTATGACGCGCGGCATCGGGTGCCGTGCGGTTTGACCGGTTGGGCGCAGATCCACGGCCTGCGCGGGGACACCTCGATCGAGGAGCGTGCGCGCTACGACAACTATTACATCCAGAACTGGACTCTGTGGCTGGACCTCAAGATCATGCTGCGAACCCTGACGGCCTTCATGAAGGGCTCCGGATGA
- a CDS encoding PadR family transcriptional regulator: MAKRSGVLEFAVLGLLQDNPMHGYELRKRLNGVLGTFRAISYGSLYPCLKDLLRQGLIEEERPIGTPEGAPALSGRRAKVVYRLTADGKDRFAELLDDSGPQAWEDDRFGVHLAFFGRTNADVRMRILQGRRSRLEERLATLRGSMTRSRERVDTYTLQLQQHGLDSVEREVSWLRELIENEETHGASSAVTTNPDNGHNARR; the protein is encoded by the coding sequence ATGGCGAAGCGCTCCGGCGTCCTGGAGTTCGCGGTGTTGGGCCTGCTGCAGGACAACCCCATGCACGGTTACGAGCTCCGCAAGCGACTCAACGGAGTACTCGGGACGTTCCGTGCGATCTCATACGGATCGCTGTACCCGTGCCTGAAGGACCTGCTGCGTCAGGGGCTCATCGAGGAAGAGCGACCGATCGGTACCCCGGAGGGGGCGCCGGCACTGTCTGGCCGGCGCGCCAAGGTGGTCTACCGCTTGACGGCCGACGGCAAGGATCGCTTCGCGGAACTGCTCGACGACAGTGGCCCGCAGGCGTGGGAGGACGACCGCTTCGGAGTCCATCTGGCATTCTTCGGGCGGACCAACGCCGATGTGCGTATGCGTATCTTGCAGGGCCGCCGCTCGCGACTCGAGGAACGCCTGGCCACTCTGCGCGGATCCATGACCCGCTCCCGCGAGCGAGTGGACACCTACACGCTGCAACTTCAACAGCACGGCCTCGACTCCGTCGAGCGAGAGGTCAGTTGGTTGCGAGAACTGATCGAGAACGAAGAGACACATGGCGCATCCAGCGCCGTCACCACCAACCCGGACAACGGGCACAACGCCCGCCGGTGA
- a CDS encoding inositol-3-phosphate synthase, with translation MGSIRVAIVGVGNCASSLVQGVEYYRNADPESRVPGLMHVQFGDYHVNDIDFVAAFDVDAKKVGQDLAHAIFASENNTIKISDVPPSGVTVQRGPTLDGLGKYYMQTITEAADEPVDVVAALREARVDVMVCYLPVGSEEAAKFYAQCAIDAGVAFVNALPVFIAGTPEWAQKFTDAGVPIVGDDIKSQIGATITHRVLTKLFEDRGVTVDRTYQLNVGGNMDFKNMLERERLESKKISKTQSVTSQMSRDIGSRNVHIGPSDYVEWLDDRKWAFIRLEGRNFGDVPLSLEYKLEVWDSPNSAGIIIDALRAAKIAKDRGIGGPILSASSYFMKSPPVQYTDDEAKTAVEAFIAGDIER, from the coding sequence ATGGGATCCATCCGCGTCGCGATCGTCGGCGTCGGTAACTGCGCCTCGTCCCTGGTCCAGGGCGTGGAGTACTACCGCAACGCCGACCCGGAGTCCCGGGTGCCGGGGCTGATGCATGTGCAGTTCGGCGACTACCACGTGAATGACATCGACTTCGTCGCCGCGTTCGACGTCGACGCGAAGAAGGTCGGGCAGGACCTGGCCCACGCCATCTTCGCCAGCGAGAACAACACGATCAAGATCAGTGACGTCCCGCCCAGCGGTGTCACCGTTCAGCGCGGCCCGACCCTGGATGGTCTGGGCAAGTACTACATGCAGACCATCACCGAAGCCGCCGACGAACCCGTCGATGTGGTGGCGGCGCTGCGCGAAGCCCGCGTGGATGTGATGGTGTGCTACCTGCCCGTGGGATCCGAGGAAGCCGCGAAGTTCTACGCACAGTGCGCGATCGACGCGGGTGTGGCGTTCGTGAACGCACTGCCGGTGTTCATCGCGGGCACGCCCGAGTGGGCCCAGAAGTTCACCGATGCCGGCGTCCCGATCGTGGGCGACGACATCAAGAGCCAGATCGGCGCCACGATCACCCACCGGGTGCTGACCAAACTGTTCGAGGACCGGGGCGTCACCGTCGACCGCACTTACCAGTTGAACGTCGGCGGCAACATGGACTTCAAGAACATGCTCGAGCGCGAGCGACTGGAGTCGAAGAAGATCTCCAAGACCCAGTCCGTGACCTCGCAGATGTCGCGGGACATCGGATCGCGCAACGTCCACATCGGGCCCAGCGACTACGTCGAGTGGCTCGACGACCGCAAGTGGGCGTTCATCCGCCTGGAGGGTCGCAACTTCGGTGATGTGCCGCTCAGCCTGGAGTACAAACTCGAGGTGTGGGACTCCCCCAACAGCGCCGGGATCATCATCGACGCCCTGCGCGCAGCGAAGATCGCCAAGGACCGCGGCATCGGTGGCCCGATCCTGAGCGCATCGAGTTACTTCATGAAGTCCCCGCCGGTGCAGTACACCGATGATGAGGCCAAGACGGCTGTCGAGGCCTTCATCGCCGGCGATATCGAGCGCTGA
- a CDS encoding cation:proton antiporter has product MPDLALALVAGLILLYALTAQRSLNWNITAPMIALVVGAVVFRLSGLASIDLSWVHLMAEVTLVMVLFHDAATVQLSGLVRDYGLPLRLLAIGFPLALVATLGTALWLLPAVGVAGALLLAAAATPTDAGLGAPTVLNPSVPVRVRRALNVESGLNDGLATPLVLLALAAIAAEPSEDPSLFGIGVIPVAVGLGLAVVVGLAGGWLTDRSREFQWSSVDSREIAVFALPLLLLGLATMTGGNVFIAAFVGGLIFGGASSTLRAEPESSQLLQLITDLFSLAVWFMGGGLVLLVVEFGIRWQWVVMALLILTVLRMVPVWISLWGTGFRWQTVAFFGWFGPRGLATVIFAILAIEDLGDSAPLITDVIGTLAVTVLISVFAHGISAGPLAGRYAAWVARTHPPIEHETAPEPAPTRGGIAGRPG; this is encoded by the coding sequence ATGCCGGACCTCGCGCTCGCACTTGTCGCGGGGTTGATCCTGCTCTACGCCCTGACGGCTCAGCGATCGCTGAACTGGAACATCACCGCTCCGATGATCGCTCTCGTCGTCGGGGCTGTCGTGTTCCGGCTGAGCGGTCTGGCGTCGATCGACCTCAGTTGGGTGCACCTCATGGCCGAGGTGACGCTGGTCATGGTGTTGTTTCATGACGCTGCCACCGTGCAGTTGTCCGGGTTGGTGCGTGACTACGGGTTGCCGCTGCGATTGCTCGCCATCGGGTTTCCGCTGGCCCTCGTCGCGACCCTGGGCACTGCTCTGTGGCTGCTGCCGGCTGTCGGCGTGGCCGGAGCGCTGCTACTCGCAGCGGCCGCCACTCCCACGGATGCCGGACTCGGGGCGCCGACGGTGCTCAACCCGTCCGTCCCGGTCCGCGTTCGCCGAGCCCTCAACGTGGAGAGCGGACTCAACGACGGTCTTGCGACTCCGCTGGTCCTCCTGGCACTGGCCGCCATCGCGGCTGAGCCCAGCGAGGACCCTTCCCTGTTCGGCATCGGCGTGATTCCGGTGGCCGTCGGCCTGGGTCTCGCCGTCGTCGTCGGATTGGCGGGTGGGTGGCTCACGGATCGTTCCCGGGAGTTCCAGTGGAGTTCGGTCGACAGCCGCGAAATCGCTGTGTTCGCCCTGCCTCTGCTGTTGCTCGGGCTCGCCACCATGACCGGGGGCAATGTCTTCATCGCAGCCTTCGTCGGTGGTCTCATCTTCGGTGGCGCCTCCAGCACCTTGCGAGCCGAGCCCGAAAGCAGTCAGTTGCTGCAACTGATCACGGACCTCTTCAGTCTGGCCGTGTGGTTCATGGGCGGTGGCCTCGTACTGCTGGTGGTCGAGTTCGGGATCCGTTGGCAGTGGGTGGTCATGGCCCTGTTGATCCTCACCGTTCTGCGCATGGTCCCGGTCTGGATCAGCCTGTGGGGCACGGGATTCCGGTGGCAGACGGTCGCTTTCTTCGGCTGGTTCGGGCCGCGCGGGCTCGCGACCGTCATCTTCGCGATCCTCGCCATCGAGGACCTGGGCGACTCCGCACCGCTGATCACCGATGTCATCGGCACCCTCGCGGTGACCGTGCTGATCAGTGTCTTCGCACACGGCATCAGCGCCGGACCCCTGGCTGGGCGCTATGCCGCCTGGGTCGCCCGCACGCACCCACCGATCGAGCACGAGACGGCCCCGGAACCGGCTCCCACCCGCGGTGGCATCGCCGGTCGCCCGGGCTGA
- a CDS encoding MFS transporter, with product MATAARPPIWDLMHNRGFLKLFGTRLTGSVGDGILQAALATFVLFSPERQPTPLAIAASFGILLLPYSFIGPFAGVFLDRWRRRQVLVFANWLRAVTTVGVILVVATGRVGVELGLIVLATLGLGRFVLSGLSAALPHVVPQRQLVTANSLAPTAGTVVYGIGALVGIGIRGLAGGGDQGIRWVLISAAVVYVAAGLIPLSLRADQLGPTGDRPGQTFAGVARGFVDGFSVLRSDAASWRAVTVVLLNRLAFGSLTVLLLLVLRNTLNPPTDADSALADFAIVAGAATVGALGAALITPSITRRLGTIRWTTITLVISGIAAPVLLFPVTMPALTAAGFVLGLTQQAAKIGGDTTLQRRISDDHLGRVFSLYDVGVNVALVAGALLVAVTAPPSGVSIIGFLALGMFYLVIAAWYRRTREDAPAGRNTSTT from the coding sequence GTGGCCACGGCAGCGCGTCCCCCCATCTGGGACCTCATGCACAATCGCGGCTTCCTGAAACTGTTCGGCACTCGTCTGACCGGTTCGGTCGGGGACGGCATCCTGCAAGCAGCGTTGGCGACGTTCGTCCTGTTCTCTCCCGAACGCCAGCCGACTCCGCTGGCGATCGCGGCGTCGTTCGGCATCCTGCTGTTGCCCTACTCGTTCATCGGCCCCTTCGCAGGCGTCTTCCTGGACCGGTGGCGGCGGCGGCAGGTACTGGTCTTCGCCAACTGGCTGCGCGCCGTGACGACGGTCGGTGTGATCCTCGTCGTCGCGACCGGACGCGTCGGCGTGGAGTTGGGCCTGATCGTCCTGGCGACCCTCGGCCTGGGGCGGTTCGTGTTGTCCGGGTTGTCTGCGGCCCTGCCCCATGTCGTACCGCAGCGGCAACTTGTGACGGCGAACTCCCTGGCACCGACCGCCGGGACCGTCGTGTACGGCATCGGGGCTCTGGTGGGGATCGGGATCCGCGGGCTCGCCGGAGGTGGAGACCAGGGCATCCGATGGGTCCTGATCAGCGCTGCCGTGGTCTACGTGGCCGCCGGGCTGATCCCACTGAGTCTGCGGGCGGACCAACTCGGACCGACCGGCGACCGACCTGGGCAGACATTCGCGGGAGTCGCCCGCGGGTTCGTCGATGGATTCTCGGTGTTGCGCTCCGACGCTGCCTCCTGGCGGGCGGTCACCGTGGTGTTGCTCAACAGGCTCGCGTTCGGCTCGTTGACCGTGCTCCTCCTGCTGGTGCTCCGCAACACGCTCAATCCGCCGACGGACGCCGACTCGGCGTTGGCCGACTTCGCGATCGTCGCAGGGGCAGCCACCGTCGGAGCCCTGGGAGCGGCGCTGATCACACCGAGCATCACGCGGCGGCTGGGCACCATCCGGTGGACGACGATCACGCTGGTCATCAGCGGGATCGCCGCCCCGGTGCTGCTCTTCCCGGTGACGATGCCCGCACTGACCGCGGCCGGGTTCGTCCTGGGGTTGACCCAGCAGGCCGCCAAGATCGGCGGCGACACGACACTGCAGCGGCGCATCAGCGACGACCACCTCGGGCGGGTCTTCTCGTTGTACGACGTCGGAGTCAACGTGGCCCTCGTGGCCGGGGCCCTGCTCGTCGCCGTCACTGCGCCCCCGAGCGGAGTCTCCATCATCGGATTCCTCGCTCTTGGAATGTTCTACCTCGTCATCGCTGCCTGGTACCGCCGCACCCGCGAGGATGCTCCGGCTGGAAGGAACACCTCGACCACCTAA
- a CDS encoding CCA tRNA nucleotidyltransferase — MTTSLPAPLVAVQEQAVQRLVDSEPRIVALGERFAAAGFELSAVGGCVRDSVSGDMADVDIDLATDAPPQDTVALLSGWADTVWDVGIRWGTVGARKGDRAFEITTYRADVYDGETRKPDVTFGTTLSGDLMRRDFTINAMAIRLPELRFVDEHRGLIDLAAGRLRTPGRPTDSFRDDPLRMMRAARFVSQLGVSIEPDTYAAISQMADRLQIVSPERIRDELVRLLLGEFPRRGLAVLTESGLAAVMLPELPALQLEIDEHHRHKDVYEHSLTVLEQAIQLEDGGPDLTLRLAAVLHDIGKPRTRRHESGGGVSFHHHEVVGARMAAKRLRALHFAKTEIDDVSRLVELHLRFHGYGSGEWTDSAVRRYVRDAGDLLPRLHKLTRADCTTRNQRRARALQRSYDSLEERIDRLAAAEELSAIRPELDGNQIMSVLGIGPGREVGQAYKFLLDLRLDRGPIGPQAATKELTEWWAARQEDDQ; from the coding sequence GTGACCACCTCTCTGCCCGCACCGCTGGTGGCCGTCCAGGAGCAGGCGGTGCAGCGACTGGTTGACTCCGAGCCGCGAATCGTGGCACTGGGGGAGCGGTTCGCTGCGGCTGGGTTCGAGTTGTCCGCCGTGGGGGGCTGTGTCCGTGACTCCGTCAGTGGCGACATGGCTGACGTCGATATCGATCTCGCCACCGATGCCCCTCCGCAGGACACCGTTGCGCTGCTCTCCGGCTGGGCGGACACGGTGTGGGACGTCGGAATCCGGTGGGGCACGGTTGGCGCCCGCAAAGGAGATCGAGCCTTCGAGATCACCACTTACCGCGCCGACGTGTATGACGGCGAGACGCGCAAACCTGACGTCACATTCGGCACCACGTTGTCCGGCGACCTGATGAGGCGCGACTTCACCATCAACGCCATGGCGATCCGACTTCCAGAGCTGCGCTTCGTCGATGAGCACCGCGGCCTGATCGACCTGGCCGCGGGGCGGTTGCGCACGCCGGGACGTCCCACCGATTCGTTCCGGGATGATCCGCTACGGATGATGCGAGCCGCCCGGTTCGTGTCCCAGTTGGGGGTGTCCATCGAGCCAGACACATATGCGGCGATCTCCCAGATGGCCGATCGCCTGCAGATCGTGTCACCCGAACGTATCCGCGACGAGTTGGTGCGTTTGCTCCTGGGGGAGTTTCCCCGCCGAGGGCTGGCGGTCCTGACCGAATCGGGGCTGGCCGCCGTGATGCTGCCGGAGTTGCCCGCACTCCAACTCGAGATCGACGAGCATCACCGACACAAGGATGTCTACGAGCACAGTCTCACGGTCCTCGAGCAGGCTATCCAACTCGAGGACGGGGGCCCGGACTTGACGCTCCGCCTGGCAGCAGTGCTGCATGACATCGGCAAACCACGCACCCGACGCCATGAGTCCGGGGGCGGCGTGTCGTTCCACCACCACGAGGTCGTGGGCGCCCGCATGGCCGCGAAACGTCTGCGGGCACTGCACTTCGCGAAGACCGAGATCGACGATGTTTCTCGGCTCGTGGAACTGCACCTGCGATTCCATGGCTACGGCAGCGGGGAGTGGACCGACTCGGCGGTGCGCCGCTATGTGCGCGACGCCGGCGACTTGTTGCCGCGCCTGCACAAGCTGACCCGCGCCGACTGCACCACCCGCAATCAGCGCCGCGCCCGAGCCCTGCAACGTTCGTACGACTCATTGGAAGAGCGCATCGACCGACTGGCGGCGGCTGAGGAACTGTCAGCCATCCGCCCCGAGTTGGATGGCAACCAGATCATGTCGGTGCTCGGCATCGGCCCGGGACGCGAGGTCGGTCAGGCGTACAAGTTCTTGCTCGACCTGCGTCTGGACCGCGGCCCGATCGGACCGCAGGCGGCCACGAAAGAACTCACTGAATGGTGGGCGGCTCGCCAGGAGGACGATCAGTAG